One segment of Procambarus clarkii isolate CNS0578487 chromosome 1, FALCON_Pclarkii_2.0, whole genome shotgun sequence DNA contains the following:
- the LOC123754341 gene encoding cyclin-dependent kinase inhibitor 1C-like, translating to MLPVAAPVPVAAPVAAPVPVAAPVPVATPVPVAAPVPVASPVPVAALVPVATPVPVAAPVPVASPVPVAAPVPVAAPVPVAAPVPVAAPVPVAAPVPVAAPVPVAAPVIKHEQIPKRRCNYHVKYKVKSRGVYCY from the coding sequence ATGTTACCTGTGGCAGCACCTGTACCTGTGGCAGCTCCCGTGGCAGCACCTGTACCTGTGGCAGCACCTGTACCTGTGGCAACACCTGTACCTGTGGCAGCACCTGTACCTGTGGCATCACCTGTACCTGTGGCAGCACTTGTACCTGTGGCAACACCTGTACCTGTGGCAGCACCTGTACCTGTGGCATCACCTGTACCTGTGGCAGCACCTGTACCTGTGGCAGCACCTGTACCTGTGGCAGCACCTGTACCTGTGGCAGCACCTGTACCTGTGGCAGCACCTGTACCTGTGGCAGCACCTGTACCTGTGGCAGCACCTGTTATCAAGCATGAACAAATCCCGAAACGCCGCTGTAATTACCATGTTAAATATAAGGTAAAAAGCCGAGGTGTTTACTGCTATTAA
- the LOC123765484 gene encoding sulfotransferase 1C4 has protein sequence MTQLASGHTVEVLEGEELEHQERDFQGYTNGLIRLNPGRWLFPADYTKFADSLFKFKFRESDVVVMTWPKCGTTWMQEIIWTMKNNPDLDHPLASQPLFARSPFINFDMFTLSKNVPPIDDGNPLLEAFKVKCPGKDPKDGIMLQMAETIPDPRTIKTHLPFSLLTPDLLDTAKVVYVARSPKDVVVSCFHHCRLILLQGFTGSLDQFVQYFLDDNLVFGPYWLHMKEAWEKRDHPNMHFVYFEDVKTNTMLELRKLNKFLNTNLTEEQLQKVAHYTSFSEMKSREKNSVFNSFYNNQVLSSDGSLFRKGEVGDGQKCLSPEQQAKVDQWTKKHTEDFGAAFRYSS, from the exons ATGACCCAGCTAGCGAGTGGTCACActgtggaggtgttggagggggaggagCTGGAGCACCAGGAGCGTGACTTCCAAGGTTATACCAATGGCCTTATCCGCCTCAACCCCGGCAGGTGGCTATTCCCGGCTGACTACACCAAATTTGCTGACAGCCTCTTCAAGTTCAAG TTTCGTGAgagtgatgtggtggtgatgacgtgGCCAAAGTGTGGAACAACATGGATGCAGGAGATCATCTGGACCATGAAGAACAATCCTGACTTGGATCATCCCTTAGCCAGCCAGCCGCTCTTCGCTCGCTCTCCTTTCATTAA TTTCGATATGTTTACGCTCTCAAAGAACGTTCCACCGATAGATGATGGCAATCCTTTATTAGAAGCATTTAAAGTGAAGTGTCCTGGCAAGGACCCCAAGGATGGAATAATGTTACAAATGGCGGAGACGATACCTGATCCACGGACCATCAAGACCCACCTGCCCTTCTCTCTCCTCACTCCGGATCTTCTGGACACTGCTAAG GTGGTGTACGTGGCGAGGTCTCCCAAGGACGTGGTCGTATCCTGCTTTCACCACTGTCGTCTCATCCTCCTTCAAGGCTTCACTGGCTCCCTCGACCAATTCGTCCAGTATTTCCTGGACGACAACT TGGTGTTCGGGCCGTACTGGCTCCACATGAAGGAAGCCTGGGAGAAGCGCGACCATCCTAACATGCACTTCGTATATTTTGAGGATGTCAAGACCAATACAATGTTGGAACTTCGTAAACTCAACAAGTTCTTAAACACCAACCTGACGGAGGAGCAGCTGCAGAAG GTGGCGCATTACACCAGCTTCAGCGAAATGAAATCCCGGGAGAAGAACTCTGTGTTTAATTCCTTCTACAACAACCAGGTGCTGTCTAGCGACGGCAGCCTTTTCAGGAAAG GTGAGGTTGGAGATGGCCAGAAGTGTCTCAGTCCGGAACAGCAAGCGAAAGTTGACCAGTGGACCAAGAAGCACACCGAAGACTTCGGCGCTGCCTTCAGATACTCATCATGA
- the LOC123765686 gene encoding uncharacterized protein, with translation MAPICGQKSLSTKISSSSSQMNCDHSKQSVDSLWNFSLPISRRGLFFQDSFFGHAQALFNDAVQEALGRWGETSLLADRLDDNKLRLSNNLSRYRQLREHNQKEEVLAVTASTDTTCHKIVIDVHDFMDGAVKVKVAGESEVVVEGLTNNMDSSGLSHSFTHHFTLPHFTDIKAITAVMSSDGILTITAPKTTNGPHNEGSTIPIRVEGAVSAEESTSLAASHNSTSSNTKLPESPEDECDCRSCLQDQKEQRSHTKQQRVHKIPIRINSTLVKNKCDLQTSDVKTSFNNTLQSEIKSKEESKRNAINIVTKQSNSHEDASHIQKAASVSSNTRATSSKQHTTENHANTASEIQTKKSSVDKEVRNIPLSQSSFLPITRRGQFFNDSFFEDAQKDFQNAVNEILRRWDREELPTDRWEDSNLRLGSSLSRYRQLRAHNLREENQAITITANDTCHKIVMDVHDFMEGEVKVKVVGQKVVMVEGHTNSNTNTGDFSLTSQSFRRQFSLPDQTNIEVITAAMSSDGILTITVPKSQVNRGQNNGMIIPITIEGNHNSETDVKGSVTSVSKATTSNTASDTNSKLLEVKEENCKSEECQRKECMQNKTESTLRQNEEKFATMQKVSANSTNSSNSSCTKQRDTEVTGLVGTCGTHDDTSQQKLSGVSSKSEQLSRSHHSEIRQFCEPGNIHMRNLTTLPITTRGLFFDDSFFQNAWKDFQDAVKEVVSRWGQESSTSDYLTCYRNLRTRDLKDENQAVKSSEDEFNYKFVVDVQDFTDGGEITVKAVNEKELVVEGHVEKKEGGSKFTKKFLRRFVVPGSIYLESVTSVMSSDGVLTITAPKKPETQKIKEVIVPMTVEEGTNEAKSFNQSSSHTLRASVETPASEPSTAVTIDTEENCDSPSVDVSSTLFSATELTQHDGSSTHDISSLPLDTIVCSKEHVIPVQLEEELQTLSSDTKSISTKNKMSHRDELRNETSLGTKVTTIENLSSKGTTERNERTSDKSEVASTIQKVNMEGQAANLNCQSKSNVFNAKEVDKTTLNVARNIQDQRENINCVSVNKLVPISMKGSFFSDTFFEDARENFATAVKDVLRRTNVATYLSDELSSYRNLRLRDLRSENQAFRVEEDQHALKIVVDVFDFIGGDVNVEVVGGKEVVVEGKAKRQEGTSAATQTFLLRFTLPHNVDLQGISSAMSSDGVLTVISPKIQKTVGSDASNIERTIESHSRMESHSDTGKSLQEKNMRQSIKESEGSSSRSFSSCQRSQHQYSSNKHF, from the exons ATGGCTCCCATCTGCGGTCAGAAGTCACTTTCTACAAAGATTTCCAGCTCTTCGTCACAAATGAACTGTGATCACAGTAAACAATCTGTAGACAGTTTGTGGAACTTCTCCCTCCCCATCAGTAGAAGAGGACTTTTCTTCCAAGATTCCTTCTTCGGGCATGCACAGGCACTCTTCAACGACGCCGTCCAAGAGGCACTTGGGAGATGGGGTGAGACATCACTTCTCGCTGACAGATTAGATGACAATAAACTCCGTCTCTCCAACAACCTCAGTCGCTACAGACAGCTACGGGAGCACAACCAGAAGGAGGAAGTACTAGCAGTCACCgcctccactgacaccacttgtcaTAAG ATCGTGATTGACGTTCATGACTTTATGGACGGAGCGGTGAAAGTGAAGGTGGCGGGGGAGagtgaggtagtggtggagggtcTCACCAACAATATGGACTCGTCTGGCCTCTCCCACAGCTTCACACACCACTTTACCTTGCCACACTTCACCGACATAAAAGCCATCACTGCTGTTATGTCCTCCGATGGCATACTTACGATTACCGCTCCTAAAACG ACAAATGGTCCACATAACGAAGGCTCAACGATCCCCATAAGAGTCGAGGGAGCAGTTAGTGCTGAAGAGTCAACATCTCTGGCGGCCTCACACAACTCCACCTCCAGCAACACGAAGTTGCCAGAGTCACCGGAGGACGAGTGTGACTGCAGAAGTTGTCTTCAGGATCAAAAAGAACAAAGAAGTCACACTAAGCAACAGCGTGTACATAAGATTCCTATTAGGATCAACTCAACTCTGGTTAAGAACAAATGTGATTTGCAAACCAGTGATGTAAAAACTTCCTTTAATAATACTCTTCAGTCAGAGATTAAATCAAAGGAAGAATCAAAACGTAACGCAATAAACATTGTTACAAAGCAAAGCAACAGTCATGAAGACGCAAGCCATATCCAGAAAGCTGCAAGTGTTTCATCAAACACAAGAGCCACTTCCAGCAAGCAACACACTACGGAGAATCACGCTAACACTGCCTCCGAGATCCAGACAAAGAAATCATCCGTTGACAAAGAGGTTCGAAATATTCCCTTGTCTCAGAGCAGTTTTCTACCAATTACCAGAAGAGGGCAGTTCTTTAACGACTCGTTCTTCGAAGATGCCCAAAAAGACTTCCAGAACGCCGTCAACGAGATCCTTAGAAGATGGGACCGGGAAGAGCTTCCCACTGACAGATGGGAAGACTCTAATCTCCGTCTTGGTAGCAGTCTCAGTCGGTACAGACAGCTCAGAGCCCACAACCTCAGGGAGGAGAACCAGGCCATAACGATCACCGCTAACGATACTTGTCACAAG ATAGTGATGGATGTTCATGACttcatggagggagaggtgaaggtgaaggtggtggggcagaaggtggtgatggtggagggtcacaccaacagtaacaccaacactgGAGACTTCTCTCTAACTTCTCAGAGCTTCAGGCGGCAGTTTTCTTTGCCAGACCAAACCAACATTGAGGTCATCACTGCCGCCATGTCCTCCGACGGTATACTCACTATCACTGTTCCCAAAAGT CAGGTCAACCGAGGACAGAATAATGGCATGATTATTCCCATCACAATTGAAGGTAATCATAATAGTGAAACTGACGTGAAGGGTTCGGTCACATCCGTCTCTAAGGCAACTACAAGCAACACTGCTTCTGATACAAACTCCAAACTGCTGGAAGTAAAAGAAGAAAACTGCAAATCTGAAGAATGTCAGAGGAAGGAGTGTATGCAAAATAAAACTGAATCGACTCTACGACAAAATGAAGAGAAGTTTGCAACGATGCAGAAGGTTTCTGCTAACAGCACAAATAGCTCCAATTCAAGCTGCACAAAGCAGAGAGACACCGAAGTCACTGGACTTGTAGGAACTTGTGGTACTCATGATGATACTTCGCAACAGAAGCTGTCAGGCGTTTCATCAAAGAGCGAACAACTTTCTCGTTCTCATCATTCTGAAATTAGGCAGTTCTGTGAGCCAGGTAACATCCACATGCGTAACTTGACAACTCTTCCCATCACGACAAGGGGTCTCTTCTTTGATGATTCCTTCTTCCAAAATGCTTGGAAAGATTTCCAGGATGCTGTTAAGGAGGTGGTGTCCAGGTGGGGGCAAGAATCATCCACTTCAGACTATTTAACCTGCTACAGAAACCTTCGAACTCGTGACCTGAAGGACGAGAATCAGGCAGTAAAGTCTTCCGAGGATGAATTTAACTATAAG TTTGTTGTGGACGTGCAAGACTTCACAGACGGAGGTGAGATCACTGTTAAGGCTGTGAACGAGAAAgagttggtggtggagggtcacgTGGAGAAGAAAGAGGGAGGATCAAAGTTCACAAAGAAGTTCCTTCGTCGCTTCGTTGTGCCGGGAAGTATTTATTTAGAATCAGTTACGTCAGTTATGTCTTCAGATGGTGTGCTAACTATCACTGCACCAAAGAAG CCCGAAACACAGAAAATCAAGGAGGTCATCGTGCCCATGACCGTCGAGGAAGGAACTAACGAGGCGAAGAGCTTCAACCAGTCGTCAAGCCACACCTTGAGGGCAAGTGTTGAAACTCCTGCCAGTGAACCATCCACAGCTGTTACCATAGACACTGAGGAGAACTGCGACTCGCCTTCTGTAGATGTCTCCTCGACCTTATTTTCTGCCACTGAGTTAACGCAGCATGATGGATCTTCAACTCATGACATCTCCTCTCTTCCTCTAGACACG ATCGTTTGCAGTAAAGAACACGTCATCCCAGTACAACTCGAAGAAGAATTGCAAACTCTTTCAAGTGATACGAAAtctatctcaacaaagaacaaaaTGTCTCATCGGGACGAGCTGAGGAACGAAACATCTTTGGGAACTAAAGTCACCACTATTGAGAACTTgtcgtctaaaggaacaactgagAGAAATGAGCGCACCTCTGATAAATCTGAAGTTGCTTCAACTATCCAGAAAGTCAATATGGAAGGTCAAGCCGCGAACCTGAACTGCCAATCAAAGTCCAACGTGTTTAATGCTAAAGAAGTAGATAAAACCACGTTAAATGTTGCCCGCAATATTCAAGATCAACGTGAGAATATTAACTGTGTGTCCGTTAATAAACTTGTACCCATAAGCATGAAGGGCTCCTTCTTTAGTGATACTTTCTTCGAGGATGCCAGAGAAAACTTTGCGACTGCGGTCAAGGATGTACTGAGGAGGACAAATGTAGCAACTTACCTGAGTGACGAACTCTCTTCCTACCGGAACTTGCGACTAAGAGATTTAAGATCAGAGAACCAAGCCTTCCGTGTAGAAGAAGACCAGCATGCCTTGAAA ATTGTGGTAGACGTCTTCGACTTCATTGGAGGTGACGTGAACGTAGAAGTTGTTGGAGGAAAAGAAGTTGTTGTTGAGGGAAAAGCCAAGAGACAAGAGGGAACATCGGCAGCTACACAGACATTCCTGCTGCGGTTCACATTGCCTCACAACGTTGACCTGCAGGGAATCTCCTCGGCCATGTCCTCCGACGGCGTCCTCACAGTCATTTCTCCCAAGATACAAAAGACTGTCGGCTCCGATGCATCGAACATTGAAAGGACAATTGAGAGTCATTCAAGGATGGAGAGCCACAGCGACACAGGAAAATCGTTGCAGGAGAAGAATATGCGACAGTCAATCAAAGAATCCGAGGGCTCTAGCTCCCGGTCCTTCAGCAGCTGCCAACGCTCTCAGCACCAATATTCCTCCAACAAACATTTTTAA